The Alkalihalophilus pseudofirmus nucleotide sequence CTTCGCCCAATCACGCACTTCCCACTCGGTTGCTTGGCGGCCGCCATGGGTATAAATTCTCCATGAGCCAAGCTCTTCGTCATATTTCGCATCAATGGCCACGACAATACATTGCGAGCCAAAAAAGTCCGCTCCCTCACGAATCAGTTCTGGGCGTTTTACTGCTGCTGTATTCAGTGATACCTTATCAGCCCCGGCCCGCAGCACTCGCTTCATATCTTCTAGCGTATTAATCCCGCCGCCGACGGTAAATGGAATCGCAAGTTTTCCAGCTACTTCTTCAACGACTTCAACCATCGTTTCACGTCCTTCATGCGAGGCGGAAATATCTAAGAATACTAGTTCATCTGCCCCCTGCTCATCATAAAAGGCAGCCAGTTCAACCGGATCCCCTGCATCACGCAAGTCCACAAATTGAACGCCTTTGACCACACGTCCTTCTTTTACATCCAAGCATGGAATCATTCGTTTTGTAAGCACGTGTTTCACTCTCCTTTTAATGCATCTTTGAGGGTAAATTGATTCGTATACAAAGCCTTACCGACAATGGCTCCGCCGATCTCACTCGGGTGTTCGCGAAGTTCTTTTAAGTCCGCTAAGTTGCTGACGCCGCCGGAAGCAATCACTTCTTTCCCTGTTTCCTCAGCCATTTTGGCAATCGCTTCTGTATTCGGGCCGGACAGCATCCCATCACGTGAAATGTCAGTGAAAATAAACACTTCTGCTCCGTGACGTGCGAGCTCATTGGCAAGATCAACTGCCTGAACAGAAGATGTCTCAAGCCAGCCGTCAGTTGCCACATAGCCATCGCGCGCATCTAAGCCGATTGCAATTTTCTCACCGCCGTATGTAGAAAGCATTTCTTTAGTGAAAGCAGGATTATTAACTGCGACACTTCCTAAAATGACACGATCAATCCCGCGCTCTAAATAATAAGCAATATCTTCAGCCGTGCGAATGCCGCCGCCGACTTGAACGGACACATTAAGTTCTTTCGCTACTTTCACGACATGCTCATGGTTAATGCGAGTCTTCGCCTTCGCCCCGTCTAAGTCGACCATATGAATCCACTTTGCTCCTGCTTCAGCAAATGATTCAGCCATCTCAAACGGTGAATCGCCGTACACCGTCTCTTGGTTGTAATCGCCTTGAACAAGACGCACACATTTCCCATCACGCATATCAATTGCTGGATAGATCTCAAACTTAGCCACGTGCAATCGCTCCTCTCTCTACATAAGCCCCGTAATTTTTCAGAATTGCCATTCCGACCGTGCTGCTTTTCTCCGGGTGAAATTGTGTCCCTAATACATTCTCACGGCCAACAACCGCAGGAACAACCCTTCCGTAATCACTTGTAGCAAGGAGTACATTCTTATCGTCTGTTTTCACAACATAGGAATGAACAAAATACACATGTCCTTCTTCTACCCCGCGAAGCAGCAAGCTATCTTTATTGAACGTCAGCTTATTCCAGCCCATATGCGGCACTTTATACGCTTGACCTGCCTCATCGACACCGCTGAAGCGCTCAACACGGCCAGGAAGCAAGCCTAGTCCTGATGTAAGGCCATGCTCCTCACTGCTTTCAAATAACAGCTGCATTCCAAGGCAGATACCAAGCAGCGGTTTGCCCTCATTTGCCCAGTTGCGCAAAAACAGCGCGAGACCTGTTTCGTTTAAAATACTCATCGCATCACGAAACGCCCCAACACCCGGGAGGATCAGCCCATCTGCCTTTTCCAGTTCTGCCGGGTCCGCTGATAGAAAATAAGGCATGTCCATACGCTCTAATGCTTTACTGACACTATGTAAATTCCCCATGCCATAATCGACAATGCCAATCATCTACAACATTCCTTTCGTGGATGGAACTCCTTTAACACGCTCATCAATAGTTGTTGCCTCATCTAAGGCACGCGCCAATGCTTTAAAGATTGCCTCAATAATGTGGTGAGTGTTCTGTCCGTAATGAACAATGACATGCAGATTCATTCTCGCTTCAAGCGCCAGCTTCCATAAAAACTCATGCACAAGCTCCGTATCAAAGGTACCGACCTTCTGGCTCGGGAACTCGGCACGGAATTCAAGATGCGGGCGGTTGCTTAAGTCCACTACGACTTGGGCAAGCGTTTCATCCATTGGAACAAAGGCACTGCCATAACGCTTAATTCCTTTTTTATCACCTAGAGCATCTTTTAAAGCCGTTCCTAGACAGATTCCGATATCCTCAGTTGTGTGGTGATCATCCACCTCAATATCACCTTTCGCATCCACTGTTAAATTGAAGTGACCGTGCTTTGTGAATAAATCGAGCATATGAGTAAGAAAAGGCACACCCGTTTCGAGTTCAGAAACCCCTTCCCCGTCAATGGTAAAGTCTAAATCGATAGTTGTTTCACCGGTTTGTCTTTCAAGTCTTGCCTGTCTCATCTATTCATCCTCCAACCTAATATCAATTGCTCTAGCATGTGCTTCTAATCCTTCTAATCTAGCAAGGGCAGAAATACTCGCTCCCTTTTGCTTTAGCGCCTGCTTGCTGTAGCTGATGATGCTTGATTTTTTCACGAAATCATCCACGCTTAATGGGCTTGAGAAACGCGCAGTGCCGTTCGTCGGCAGAACATGATTCGGTCCTGCAAAATAATCTCCAACAGGCTCTGAGCTGTATGGTCCGACAAAGATTGCTCCAGCATGGCGGATCCGTCCGACAAGCGCCATCGCATCTTCTGTTAAAAGTTCAAGATGTTCTGGGGCTAACTCATTCGTTACATCCACAGCTTCATCTAAATCTTTCGTCACATAGACCGCCCCGTAATCGCGAATTGATGCCTCGGCAATCTCACGCTTCGGCAGTGTTTCAAGCTGCTTCTCTACGGCAGTTTTTACTGCTTCCGCGAGGTCGCTTGAAGGCGTTACTAATACGGCCGATGCTCTCTCGTCATGCTCTGCTTGGCTCAACAGATCCGCTGCAATGTATTGCGCATTCGCATTCTCATCAGCTAAGACGACAATTTCACTCGGTCCTGCAATCATATCAATATCCACTCGTCCAAATACCGCGCGTTTTGCCAAAGCGACAAAGATATTGCCTGGTCCTGTGATTTTATCGACAGCTTGGATCGTCTCTGTTCCGTAAGCGAGAGCGGCAATGGCCTGAGCGCCTCCTACTTTATAAATAGAGGTAACACCAAGCTCCTTCGCTGTGACGAGGACACTTGCTGGGATTGTGCCATCTTTTTGCGGCGGAGTAACGATCGAAATTCTTCCAACGCCCGCTGCCTGCGCCGGGATGACGTTCATCATGATTGAGGACGGATAAGCAGCCTTGCCGCCTGGCACATATAAGCCGACAGCATCAAGCGGCGTGACTTTCTGGCCAAGGATCGTTCCGTCTTCTTTTGTCGTCATCCAAGACTGCTGCACCTGACGCTGGTGAAAATCACGGATATTCTCAATCGCCTCTCGAATAGCTTTTAAGACGCCTGGATCCAGCTGTTCATATGCCGCAAGAAATTCTGACTCTTCAACAAGAAGCGCGTCAAGCTTCGCCCCGTCAAACTTCTCGGTATATGAGAACAAGGCTTGATCACCACGTTTTCTAACCTCTTCAATAATCGCATCGACAGCCTCGCGCTGCTCGCTCGTACCAGCATCCAAGTCTCTTTTTAAACTGACCGAATCTGTGACCTCTATAATTCTCATGCTTCCACACCATCCACAACACCTGACAAACGTTCAACCATGCGGTCAATCTGCTCATCTTTCATCCGGTAGCTGACTGGGTTAACGATTAGACGTGAGGTGATCGGCACAATTGTTTCAAACTCAACCAGACCGTTTTCTTTTAGCGTGCGCCCCGTTGAAACAATATCAACAATGCGATCTGCCAGGCCGATAAGCGGTGCCAGCTCGATCGAACCATTCAGCTTAATCATCTCGACCTGCTCGCCTTGCTCTTTAAAATACTGTGCCGCAAGATTAGGATACTTTGAGGCTACTTTAGGGTTAATGTCTTTTTTCTCATACCCCGGAAGTCCTGCCACAGCTAAGTAGCACTCGCTGATTTTCAAATCAAGCACCTCGTACACATCACGTTCTTCTTCAATCATGACATCTTTTCCAGCTACCCCAATATCAGCTACCCCGTGCTCCACATAAGTCGGTACATCCATCGGCTTTGCTAGAATGAAGCGCAAATTCTCTTCTTCGACATCTATAATTAACTTTCTTGAATCATCAAATTCCTCTGGGAGGCGGTAGCCGGCTTTACGTAATAACTCAACCGCCTCTTCAAAAATACGTCCTTTCGGCATTGCCACTGTTAACACTTCGCTCATTCTACTCGCCTCCTTTTTTAGACTTTCCAATGCAATAGATTACATCATCATACTGCTCGCTCATTTGATCGACATCGCCGACACCAGAGAGATCTTGCAGGACAACAGAAATCCCTTCTTCACGCTTCTGGCTTGCCAACTCTGTTGCTTCCGTGCGGCGTTCCTTACTGAAAATCACACATACATTTTCCTTAGCAGGTGCTGTTTTTCCGATCGCTTCCGTTAATAAGTCTAAACGCACACCAAACCCTGTTGCAGGCGCCGGACGGTTAAACTTTTCAAGCAGCTGGTCATAACGGCCGCCGCTGCTTAACGGCACACCGAGATCACCGCCGTAGCCTTCAAATACAACTCCCGTATAATAGCTCAGGTGCAACACAAGATTTAGGTCAAGCTTCACATACGAATCAATACCGTAACTCTCAAGCACACCCCATAACTGTGTTAATTCATTAAGGGCGCGTTCTCCTTGTTCTGTTTGAATCAATTCACGTGCTTGATCAAGCGCCTCTTTGCCGCCGCGCAGCTTAAGCAATTTTAAGAGACGGTCTTTATCTATTGATGACAGGCTGAGCTCTTTCACATGCTCCTTGAAGCCGACGTAATTCTTTTCATACAGATAACGGCGGAGAACAAGCGCTCGTTCCTCATTTCCGACGACATCTAAAAGAAGAGCATCGACATAGCCGACATGCCCAATCGCTACTTTAAAGTTATCAAGACCGGCACGCTTTAAGCTTGCGATCATTAAAGCAATCACTTCACCGTCCGCACTGACCGTCCCATCACCAATCAGCTCTACACCAACTTGTTCAAATTCAGCCGGCTTGCCGCCTTCGTGCTGCTGCGCACGGTAGACATTTGACTGATAGTTGAGGCGCACTGGGAATGTTGCTTCTTTTAAGCTTGATGCAACAAGTCTTGCAATCGGTGCAGTCATATCTGGACGAAGCACAAGGGTATTTCCTTTTGAATCTAGTAATTTAAAGAGCTGCTGATCTAAAATCGCAGACGCATCTCCAACCGTATCGTAAAATTCAAGTGTTGGCGTATCAATTGTTTGATAGCCCCATAATGACATTTCTGTTGTCAGCTGATCGCGAATCAACTTTTTCGTTCGATAAAGAGCAGGTAAGGTATCTCTCATTCCAATCGGCTTTTCAAACATAAATGGCTTCGACATCACGTTCCACTCCTTGATTTCTCTATTTATAATGTGAGTCAGCTTAAGCGTCTTCCTCATACTAGTTCGTTTTGTTTTTACTTTAGTTCGCTAATATACTACCGAAATAAAGAATTTATATGTAGTCTACACGACGATAACCATACCGTCAACTGAAAAGACTGATTTTTTTGAGATTATAGGGTAATAGAAGCTGGGGATTCAGGGGTGCGGTGTAGTGAGGTCAAGCGGCGCAATTGTAGCTCGAACGAATACAATTACTCTGAGACCGACGCAATAATCCATCCAACCCGCGCAATTACACCCAATAGGCGCAATAAAGCCTTGAAGCGGCGCAATTACTTGAGCAAGCGAGACTATTACCATTTGAACAGACGCGATTACGTCTCCAACCGACGCAATCTCCCTCCACCGCATAATCCCTTGCTCCGCACAAACCAATGACTTTTCCATTCTGCTTAGTATTCGACTTTTTCTCCTATAAATCCTCTAGAACAGAAAAACCGCTCCAGCACATTATCTGCGCTGAAGCGGTTCTAGACTCGTTCTTTTATTATTTGCATCGGGTTGCCACCAACAAATGCGCCGGCTGGTACATCACGGTGGACAAGCGTTCCAGCTGAGATGACAGCCCCGTCACCAATCGTTACACCTGGAAGAATTGTCGTATTCGCACCGATCATCACTTCATCGCCGATCACGACATCTCCAAGCCGATACTCTTTAATCAAATATTCATGGGCAAGGATCGTGGTATTATAGCCGATAATCGTATTGCGCCCAATCGAGATACGTTCTGGGAACATAACATCCATCATCACCATCAAGGCGACCGCCGTCTCAGGTCCGACTTTCATTCGGAGAAACGTGCGGTACAGCCAATTTTTCACCTTTAGAAAAGGAGTGTAGCGGGCAATTTGGATGACAATAAAATTTTTAACAACTTTAAAAAACGGAACTGTGCGGTAAATATGCCATAAGGAATTTGCGGTTTTCACCGGATAGCTCTCAGTTTTTCGGCTCACTATCTCGCCTCCACGATATCTAGCAGATCACTCATTTCTGCTAAAATGTAGTCCGGCTCTAAGGCGCGCATCGCTTCTTCCCCTTTGATTGACCAGCTGACTGCAGCTGTTGGGATCCCCATATTTTTGCCGGCATGAATGTCATGAGGACTATCGCCAATCATCATCGCGCCTTCTTTTGTGACACCAAGGGCATTCAATGCTTTTTCAAGCGGCTCTGTGTGCGGTTTCGCATTTTCAACATCATCAAGACCAATGACAACATCGAAAAATTGATCGAGCTTCATCAGCTTCAGCCCCATTAAGGCCGTTTTGCGGATTTTTGTTGTCACGATCGCTAGGTTAAAGCCTTTTTCGTGAAGTTCCTTAATGGTCTCATAAACGCCCGCGTATTCTTTGACTAGCTCATCGTGGAAGGAATGGTTATGCGTACGGTACACGTCAATCATTTCCTCATAACGCTCAGGGTCTACTTTTCTGAAGCTGTCAATTAAAGGCGGGCCGATAAAATTGATTACCTGCTCGCGAGTGTATTCCCCAGGCTTAAACTGTTCAAGTGTATGCAAGAATGAAGCAATAATTAAATCATTTGTATTAATTAATGTTCCATCCAAATCAAATAATAGTGTTTTGATACCTGTTTCAGTGTTTGTATTAATGTTCATAGGTCGTCGCTTCCTTTCGATTTACCTGTTGATCTTTTTCAAGCCTGTTCCAGATGAAGGCTACTGCCATCGTGAGAACAATTGCCGTGACAAGACGGATAATTAACAGCGGCCAAATAGGGATGCCAAGCGGGATAAAGATCAACGTATCTTCAACTACCGCGTGACAGGCCACGAGAAAAATAAATACTAAGTACAAATCTTTCTTCGAGACATTGTCCTCTTTCACCGCTTGGATCATCACCCCGGCACCGTAGGCCAAGCCGAATGCCAAACCTGAAGCGAGTGTAGTGGATGTATTTTCACGAATGCCAAGCAGCCGCGTAAAAGGCGCCATCCAGCGTGACATCACTTGCAGCCAATTCATTTCTTTTGCAATCTGCACAAAAATCATTAACGGAATGACAATCATAGCAAGCTGCAGGATACCAAGTGTCGCACTTTCCACGCCAGACCAGGCAATTCCTAGCCATGTTGTCGGCTCAGCACTTGGAGTCGTTGAAACAAACCCATACTGTGCCTGCTCGCCTCCTCCGCTCCAAAAAAGATTGATCATAAAAGCGGAAAATAAAGCAAGCCCGACGCGCACCGCTAAGACGACGCTCATTCTGATACCAACTTTGGTCGCAACCGCAGACTCTACAAAAAGATTGTGAGAGAAAGAGAGCATAACAGCGAGGATAAACACTTCTTTCACTGTTAAATCAAGCGTTAAAATGGCTCCAATCCCTGCGTACAGATTTAACACATTTCCAAGAACGAGCGGAATCGCTGCTTCCCCAGGAAGACCAATAAATCTCATTAACGGTGCAAGCAAATCAGCCAGCCATCCAAGCAGCGGTGTATAGCCTAGTATCGTTACAATTAACGTGATCGGAAAAATGATTTTCCCAAGTGTCCACGTCGTTTTGAGACCGACTAAGAAACCTCTTTTCAGCATGTGCTCCCTCTCCCTCCAACTCCTTATTTACTTCTTCTTTTTCTTTGTTTTTTTAGAAGAAGCTTTTGCTTTTGTTTCTGGCAGTGCAGGATCTAAGTATCGTTTTGTACCAGGCTGTTTTCTACGGTAAATCCATAGAATAACGGCTCCAAGGACTAATACAATTGAAATGACCTGAGCTGTTTTTAACACGCCAAAAATAAGTAAAAAATCTAAACGAATAATCTCGATAAAGAAACGCCCTACCGAATACCAGATCACATACGTAAAGAAAATCTCCCCTTGTTTCAAGTTTACTCTACGTAAGTACAGTAACAAGGCTACCCCGAGCAGATTCCAAATTGACTCATAAAGGAAAGTCGGATGATAGTACGTACCGTTTATAAACATTTGGTTAATAATGAATTCAGGCAGCATAAGCCCTTCTAGAAACTCACGCGTCACTGGTCCGCCGTAAACTTCCTGATTCATAAAGTTGCCCCAGCGGCCGATCGCCTGACCTAATAAAATACTTGGTGCGGCTACGTCAACGAGCTGCCAAAAGGAAAGATTATGTCTTTTTGTAAACACATAGGCCGTTAAGACCCCTCCAATAAGAGCTCCGTGAATCGCAATTCCGCCTTCCCATATGTAGAAAACACGAATTGGATCGTCTGCAAACTGTTCCCACCTAAAGGTCACATAGTATATACGAGCTGAAATAATTGAAATTGGAATCGCAAACAGCAAGAGGTCAGCGAAGGTTTCTTTAGGCATGCCTAAGCGAACGGATTCTCTTGAAGCTAAGATGTAGCCAAGAAATACCCCGAGTCCAATAATGACCCCGTACCAATAAATCGTAAATGGACCTATATCTAAAAAGATCCGACTAAGCGGTTCAATCGATTCTTCCATTTAAAACATCCTCTCTATCTCTTGTTTTATTCGTTTAGTTGAATTCGTCACGGTCTCCTTCTTCTATTACATCCGTTAAGCGCTCAGAAAATTCTTCCGCCGCGTTAAAGCCAAGGCGTTTTAAACGGAAGTTCATCGCTGCAACTTCAATAATAACAGCAAGGTTACGACCCGGACGTACAGGCACAGTCAGCTTTTGAATTTCTGAATCCATAATTTTCATCGTCTCTTCTTCTAGCCCTAAGCGATCATAGGCTTTCTTTTGATCCCAAAGCTCAAGATGAATACATAACACAATTCGTTTAAATGGACGAACCGCCCCGGCACCGAATAACGTCATCACGTTAATAATGCCTAGCCCGCGAATTTCTAATAAATGCTGAATCAACTCAGGAGAACGGCCGACCAGTGTATCTTCATTTTCCTGGCGAATTTCTACCGAATCATCCGCTACTAATCTGTGTCCACGGCGAACTAAGTCTAGAGCTGTTTCACTTTTACCCACGCCGCTGTTTCCTGTAATCAGCACACCAATCCCATAAATGTCGACCAACACCCCGTGTACAGCTGTCATTGGGGAGAGCTTGCTTTCAAGATAGTTCGTCAATTTACTACTCAAACGAGTTGTTGTCTGCTTCGAGCGCATAACAGGAACGCCGTTTTGCTCAGCAGCTTCGAGTAGCGCACGAGGTGCCTCGTTCCCACGTGAAATAATGATTCCCGGTGTATCATATGTACATAATTTAAGCATCCGCTCTTGTTGAACTTCTTTTGTCAGCTGCTCAAAGAACGTGAGCTCCGTTCTACCTAACAGCTGAAGACGTTTTGCCGGGTAATACGTGAAAAAGCCTGCCATTTCCATACCAGGACGCGATATATCACTCGTTGTAATCGGACGGTAGATTCCTTCCTCACCCGCTAATAACTCTAATTGAAATTGTTCTAGTAAATCATTTGCTGTTACTTTAGCCATACTATTCCCACCTCGTCACTTTCCCACATTTATGCCGATTTAAAATCTCTAATCCAGTTTTAAAACCTATTTTCCATTTTATCATGTTTTAAGGAGCAAGACGAACATGAGAAGCACTGCTCATTTCTTTCACTAGAAAAAGGCCGGACCTTTAGAGGCCAGACCTTTTTGTCAATTAATTACGGAGCGGCTTAACGACAAACGTTTGGATTAAAGCGATTAGAATAGAAGCAAGCAGCGCCATGCCAAATCCATTAATCACAAACGCATCACCCATAAGGGCCGCTGTCAACATTAAAGTTAGCGCACTAACCACAAACAAGAATAACCCTAATGTCAAAATGGTAATCGGGAGTGTCAACACGACCAAGACTGGTTTAACAATCGCGTTCACAATCGAAAGCAGTACACTGGCGACAATTGCAGCCCAAAATCCAGCAAGCTCAAAGCCGTCAAAGACATATGCAATGAGTAATAAAATGACAGCATTTATAACAAGACCTATGATCCATCTCATTGATTAACGCACATCCTCTTCATTAGGGATTAGGAAGATGGCGATAAAGTATGCAAGGAGTAGCGGGAAACCGACTGACAAGAAGAAAAGTACGATAAAGATAATTCGTACAATCGTTGAATCAATGCCAAAGTATTTCGCAAGTCCTCCACATACACCAGCTAATTTGCGATCATATTGTGTTCTGACTAATTTTTTCATCTCATATCACCTCATTTTCTGAACGGCTTCACAAGTATTTAACTTAGCGGTCTTTTACCAAAATAGAACCTGTATAGGTCACAGCATTCACCTTCACACGTGGCGAGGACTGCTGGTTCCCTACAAAGCTTGTGCTTTTTTGGGCAAATTCTTTTTTCTCATCAAGAATTTCATGGTTGGCTAAGTCCATTGTAAAGCCGCCCACATTCGTTTTCAGCTTACCTTCAACGCGGATATCTTCCGGTACATATAAATGAATGCTGCCGGTTGTCGCTTTAAGGTCAGCATATCCGGACTCATTCAAGGCATCTAGTTTGTAAGTGATGCCACCGTTAACTGTCTCCGCATCCACATCCTGAGCTTTTCCAGATAACGTAATGCTTCCGTTGACCGTTTTTACATCCACGAGATCGGACTCCTGATGCTCAAGTTCAATTGCCCCGTTTACGGTTTCTGCCATAATCTTTTTCGCTTTGATGGATTTAAAAGAAATCGCTCCGTTTAATGTATTTACATCAAATGTATCGACATGAATCTGTTCCCCTTTTATTTGGCCGTTAAACGTATAGAGCTTAAGGTGTTCAAACGTTGTTTTAGGAACATAGACAGTCGCTTGTACTTTCATTGATTTCACCTTGGTATGGAATAATACTTTTTGATCGTTCACGCGAAACGTCGCTTCCTGCAAGAACACACGACGTGCCTCCTCGGAATCTTTCACGCGGTAAACACGTGCCTGACATTCAATTCGAACATCTGGCTCTTCCCAAGGAACAAAGGTAATCGACCCGTTTTCAAGTGAAATGTCCACATTAGCAGGTGCTAGGTCACGATGCTGGAAAATGTGGTCCACCACAACAGAAGAACCAAAGTTAAAGTCTAAATCAAAGTCTTTAATTTTCTGGAGTGCCGTATCAATGAAGCTTGCAAATCGATTTTCAGCAGAAGAGGATTGTCGGTTGCGCTTCTTATACTCTTCTCCCTCATCCCAATTCACATCTGTTATTAGAGAAGCTGGCTCAGCACGCCTTTGTTCAGGTTCTGCTTTCGTATCCATCGCTTCTAAAAGCTTAATGCCCTCTTCAGCTGTAATTTTACCATCCTCGATCATCTTCAAAATCATTTTCCGCTCTTCCATCGTTAAAGCCTCCTTAATTAATGTAGCTCATGTCAGATTTTCTATAATACTTAGTAGAAAAGGTACGCACTAAAAGCACGCACCTTTTCTGTTGTCATCTTCTATTGTATTACGGATGATCCTGCGATCATGTTTCATCTTTTAGCTTTTTTGTAACTCTTTTTCTTCCATTTGATCCTTCATTTGATTTTCCATCCGTTTACGATCACGCTCTAGTATCGGCTTTAAATAGCGGCCGGTATAAGAAGCTTTTGTTTCAGCCACTTGCTCTGGTGTCCCTTCAGCGACAATTTGACCGCCTTTGTCCCCGCCTTCAGGTCCTAGATCAATAATATGGTCCACCGTTTTAATCACATCTAAATTATGTTCAATAACAAGGACTGTATCCCCATTATCGACAAGTCGCTGCAACACTTTTAATAAACGGTCAATATCATCCACATGCAGCCCTGTTGTTGGTTCATCTAAAATATATAATGTTCTGCCTGTCGCACGACGATGAAGCTGAGAAGCAAGTTTCACACGCTGCGCTTCCCCTCCTGATAAAGTCGTTGCCGGCTGGCCAAGTTTAATGTAGCCAAGCCCAACATCGACCAAGGTCTGAACCTTCCGCTTAATTTTCGGGATGTTAGCAAAGAATTCTACACTCTCTTCCACCGTCATTTCAAGCACATCAGAAATTGTCTTTCCTTTGTACTTAATTTCAAGTGTTTCACGGTTATAACGTTTCCCTTCGCACACTTCACAAGGCACATATACATCAGGCAGGAAATGCATCTCAATTTTAATAATCCCATCTCCGCGGCAAGCCTCACAGCGGCCGCCTTTCACATTAAAGCTGAAGCGGCCTTTCTTATATCCGCGCACTTTTGCCTCGTTTGTCATCGCAAACACATCGCGGATATCATCAAACACTCCCGTATACGTGGCCGGATTTGAACGAGGTGTACGGCCGATCGGCGACTGGTCAATATCAATAACTTTATCAATTTCATCGATATCAGCAATTTCTTTATGTTTCCCTGGCTTGTCCTTCGCACGATGAAGCTTTTGAGCCAACGATTTATACACAATCTCGTTAATAAGGGTACTTTTTCCTGAGCCTGAAACGCCTGTTACGGCCATAAATAGCCCGAGAGGAAATGTAACCGAAACATTTTTCAAGTTATTTTCGCTTGCTTTTTTCACAGTAAATGAGCGCCCGTCAGAATTTCTGCGTTCTGTTGGCAGCGGAATAAATTTTTCACCGGATAAATACTGGCCTGTAAGTGACTCTTTATCTTTCATAATCTCTTCTGGCGTCCCTTGTGCCGTAATCTGTCCGCCGTGAACGCCTGCACCTGGACCAATATCAATAATATAGTCAGCTGCCATCATCGTATCCTCATCATGCTCAACCACAATCAGGGTGTTTCCAAGATTCCGCATATGTTCAAGCGTTTGAATTAAGCGGTCATTATCACGTTGATGAAGACCAATCGACGGTTCATCAAGAATGTAGAGAACACCCATTAACGATGATCCAATTTGGGTGGCCAGACGAATACGCTGCGCCTCACCGCCTGATAAGGTACCCGCTGCACGCGATAGAGATAAATAGTCGAGCCCAACATTTATCAAAAAACCGATACGGTCATTAATTTCTTTTAGAATAAGGCGAGCAATTGCATAATCCTTCTCACTCAGTTCTAGGTTTTCAAAAAACTCTTTCGCTTCTTTTACTGAAAGAGAGGAAACCTCACCAATATGTGTTCCATTAATCTTT carries:
- a CDS encoding acyltransferase, with translation MSRKTESYPVKTANSLWHIYRTVPFFKVVKNFIVIQIARYTPFLKVKNWLYRTFLRMKVGPETAVALMVMMDVMFPERISIGRNTIIGYNTTILAHEYLIKEYRLGDVVIGDEVMIGANTTILPGVTIGDGAVISAGTLVHRDVPAGAFVGGNPMQIIKERV
- the ppaX gene encoding pyrophosphatase PpaX is translated as MNINTNTETGIKTLLFDLDGTLINTNDLIIASFLHTLEQFKPGEYTREQVINFIGPPLIDSFRKVDPERYEEMIDVYRTHNHSFHDELVKEYAGVYETIKELHEKGFNLAIVTTKIRKTALMGLKLMKLDQFFDVVIGLDDVENAKPHTEPLEKALNALGVTKEGAMMIGDSPHDIHAGKNMGIPTAAVSWSIKGEEAMRALEPDYILAEMSDLLDIVEAR
- a CDS encoding nucleoside recognition domain-containing protein, producing the protein MLKRGFLVGLKTTWTLGKIIFPITLIVTILGYTPLLGWLADLLAPLMRFIGLPGEAAIPLVLGNVLNLYAGIGAILTLDLTVKEVFILAVMLSFSHNLFVESAVATKVGIRMSVVLAVRVGLALFSAFMINLFWSGGGEQAQYGFVSTTPSAEPTTWLGIAWSGVESATLGILQLAMIVIPLMIFVQIAKEMNWLQVMSRWMAPFTRLLGIRENTSTTLASGLAFGLAYGAGVMIQAVKEDNVSKKDLYLVFIFLVACHAVVEDTLIFIPLGIPIWPLLIIRLVTAIVLTMAVAFIWNRLEKDQQVNRKEATTYEH
- the lgt gene encoding prolipoprotein diacylglyceryl transferase — protein: MEESIEPLSRIFLDIGPFTIYWYGVIIGLGVFLGYILASRESVRLGMPKETFADLLLFAIPISIISARIYYVTFRWEQFADDPIRVFYIWEGGIAIHGALIGGVLTAYVFTKRHNLSFWQLVDVAAPSILLGQAIGRWGNFMNQEVYGGPVTREFLEGLMLPEFIINQMFINGTYYHPTFLYESIWNLLGVALLLYLRRVNLKQGEIFFTYVIWYSVGRFFIEIIRLDFLLIFGVLKTAQVISIVLVLGAVILWIYRRKQPGTKRYLDPALPETKAKASSKKTKKKKK
- the hprK gene encoding HPr(Ser) kinase/phosphatase; this translates as MAKVTANDLLEQFQLELLAGEEGIYRPITTSDISRPGMEMAGFFTYYPAKRLQLLGRTELTFFEQLTKEVQQERMLKLCTYDTPGIIISRGNEAPRALLEAAEQNGVPVMRSKQTTTRLSSKLTNYLESKLSPMTAVHGVLVDIYGIGVLITGNSGVGKSETALDLVRRGHRLVADDSVEIRQENEDTLVGRSPELIQHLLEIRGLGIINVMTLFGAGAVRPFKRIVLCIHLELWDQKKAYDRLGLEEETMKIMDSEIQKLTVPVRPGRNLAVIIEVAAMNFRLKRLGFNAAEEFSERLTDVIEEGDRDEFN
- a CDS encoding phage holin family protein — protein: MRWIIGLVINAVILLLIAYVFDGFELAGFWAAIVASVLLSIVNAIVKPVLVVLTLPITILTLGLFLFVVSALTLMLTAALMGDAFVINGFGMALLASILIALIQTFVVKPLRN
- a CDS encoding PspC domain-containing protein, with amino-acid sequence MKKLVRTQYDRKLAGVCGGLAKYFGIDSTIVRIIFIVLFFLSVGFPLLLAYFIAIFLIPNEEDVR
- a CDS encoding DUF4097 family beta strand repeat-containing protein, yielding MEERKMILKMIEDGKITAEEGIKLLEAMDTKAEPEQRRAEPASLITDVNWDEGEEYKKRNRQSSSAENRFASFIDTALQKIKDFDLDFNFGSSVVVDHIFQHRDLAPANVDISLENGSITFVPWEEPDVRIECQARVYRVKDSEEARRVFLQEATFRVNDQKVLFHTKVKSMKVQATVYVPKTTFEHLKLYTFNGQIKGEQIHVDTFDVNTLNGAISFKSIKAKKIMAETVNGAIELEHQESDLVDVKTVNGSITLSGKAQDVDAETVNGGITYKLDALNESGYADLKATTGSIHLYVPEDIRVEGKLKTNVGGFTMDLANHEILDEKKEFAQKSTSFVGNQQSSPRVKVNAVTYTGSILVKDR